The sequence CGTGGGGACCGTCGCCGGCGCCGGATCCCGCGCGGGAGCATCCATCTTCGCGCCGGCCTCCTTGCCCTGTGTCGTCGGTGATGCCGCCACCTCGGAAGACGTCGGGGGCGGCACGGTGGTGTCGGACCCCGCGCGCGAACGTGCCGCGTCCGGCGCCGAGCGCTCGAGCACGGCCACGTCGGGCGCCGAGCGCCACACGGATTCCTGACGGATCAGGAGCCCCGCGACCACGATGACCGTCGCCGCGGCGCCCACGGCTGCCGTGAGCGCGGGCCACGCGAACCGGGGGCGTACGCGCGCCTCGGTCTGCTCGATCTCGCCGGCCGTGCGGCGGCGCTCGAATCGCGGCGCGGTGTCCGCGGCCCGGACTCGCTCCATCGTCCGCGCGGCGAGCGAATCGAAGTAGTCGTCCCCGCGCTGCGGAGCCATGCGGAGCTGCGCCTCCAGCGCGGAGATCTCGTCGATCGACTCGCGGCACGCCCGGCACCCGAGGACGTGCGCCTCGACGGCAAGGCGGCGGTCGGCGGTCAGCTCCCCGTCGCGGTAGGCGTAGAGATCCTCGCGCGAGGGATGCGGCGTGGTGGTTTCAGGACTCATCGGCAACGGCCTTCCTCTGGCTCATGGCTTCGATCAGCGACTCGCGCGCCCGCGCGAGCCGGGACATGACCGTCCCGACCGGGATTCCCAGAGCCTCCGCGATGGACGCGTACGGCAGATCCCCTTCGACCCGGAGGGCCAGGACCGCGCGGTGCTCCTCGGAGAGCGACTCGTACGCCCGCTCCACCTCGAGCCGTCTCGCGAGCGCGGATGGATCCGCTGCCGGATCGGCGATGCGCTCGGAGAGCGGGGCGCTCCCGTCGGGTCCCGGCTCGTCGAGCGCGGAAGCCGCGCGGCGCTTCGATTGACGCAGGCTGGAGAGCGCGGTGCGCGCCACGATCGTCAGCACCCACGGCGCGATAGCCCTCCCGAGCTGGAAGCGGTCGATCGCCTGAAAGGCTTTGACGAAGCTCTCCTGGACCACATCGTCCGCGTCCTCGTGATTTCGTGTGATGCGGCGGGCGAGCCGGTACGCGGGGCGGCTCGTCCGGCGCACCAGCTCCTCGAACGCGTCGGTCTCGCCCCCCCGGATGAGTCGGACCAGCTCATCGTCGGTCAGGGTGGAGTGATCGGGCCGCGAAGGGGTCATCGGCCGCCGACTCTACTACGCGCCCCGACTCGGGACTATTCCCGGGGGCGCGGCGCAGGCGCAAGTGACTGTGGGGATGCATCTTGGGAGCGAGTGAAAATGGAGAAGGGCGGACCCGGGAGGGGTCCGCCCCGAAGCAAGGGAATCGAGACCGTTCCTTAGTTCCCCGCCTTCTTCCGGCGGCCGTTGCGCCGGGACATCCACAGAAGGCCCAACCCCACGACCAGTGCCCACAGGATGATCTGCTTCATCATGTTCTCTCACCTCCTCCTTGGCGCTATTGCGCGTTCTGGGCTGCGATCGCCTCCATCAGCTGAATCGCGGCGGGCCCGAGGATCACGATCAAGAGCGCAGGGAAGATCAGGAAGACGAGCGGGAAGGCGAGCTTGATCCCTGCCTTGCGCGCCTGCTGCTCCGCGCGCTGGCGCCGCTTGGTGCGCATGGACTCCGCGTGGGCGCGGAGCGACTGGGCGATGCTCGTGCCGAGCTTGTCGGCCTGAATGAGCATCGCGGAGAGCGCGTAGAGATCCTCCACGCCGGTGCGCCGCGCGAGCCGGCGGAGGGCATCGGAGCGCGAGAGACCGGTGCGGATCTCCTGGTTCACCACGAGGAACTCGTCGCTCAGGGCCGGGCTCGCGACGGCGATCTCGCGGCCCACGCGCTCGATGGCCGCGGTGAGGCCAAGGCCCGCCTCGACGCAGACCACCATGAGGTCGAGCGCGTCCGGGAGCGCCGACTGGATGC is a genomic window of Candidatus Eisenbacteria bacterium containing:
- a CDS encoding RNA polymerase sigma factor, which translates into the protein MTPSRPDHSTLTDDELVRLIRGGETDAFEELVRRTSRPAYRLARRITRNHEDADDVVQESFVKAFQAIDRFQLGRAIAPWVLTIVARTALSSLRQSKRRAASALDEPGPDGSAPLSERIADPAADPSALARRLEVERAYESLSEEHRAVLALRVEGDLPYASIAEALGIPVGTVMSRLARARESLIEAMSQRKAVADES
- a CDS encoding zf-HC2 domain-containing protein — protein: MSPETTTPHPSREDLYAYRDGELTADRRLAVEAHVLGCRACRESIDEISALEAQLRMAPQRGDDYFDSLAARTMERVRAADTAPRFERRRTAGEIEQTEARVRPRFAWPALTAAVGAAATVIVVAGLLIRQESVWRSAPDVAVLERSAPDAARSRAGSDTTVPPPTSSEVAASPTTQGKEAGAKMDAPARDPAPATVPTDERLSSNAEESKRKSEGTSQAPAESDAAGTRGEQKLARGIGSASNQERQDAPPLEPRAQAAAPAPQAETGAAFMKDQAGAAESAFASTLRRFALPPVWSPGVSDDLVLRAEPVLRNVYRTGGAATALDSARVRLYLAEAARIQLGSSVPDSATVEAITHHYRRAIQLGASDAATRNTASARLEDFEREVREP
- a CDS encoding type II secretion system F family protein — protein: MFLISTLLLATALGIGFVAVYQILVRDRDPVTTRLRDLRTRALAARPQLEEETPNPIASLLATLGGFLPTGEDKEALQSGLVRAGIRTSNATMLFLGAKVAGAAICGVGWITLNFALARPIGSVLMSGIVAGIVGFYLPTIWLWARGEERRGRIQSALPDALDLMVVCVEAGLGLTAAIERVGREIAVASPALSDEFLVVNQEIRTGLSRSDALRRLARRTGVEDLYALSAMLIQADKLGTSIAQSLRAHAESMRTKRRQRAEQQARKAGIKLAFPLVFLIFPALLIVILGPAAIQLMEAIAAQNAQ